Proteins from a single region of Lepus europaeus isolate LE1 chromosome 4, mLepTim1.pri, whole genome shotgun sequence:
- the LRRTM2 gene encoding leucine-rich repeat transmembrane neuronal protein 2 codes for MGLYFKWPLGAPMLAAIYAMSMILKMLPALGMACPPKCRCEKLLFYCDSQGFHSVPNATDKGSLGLSLRHNHITELERDQFASFSQLTWLHLDHNQISTVKEDAFQGLYKLKELILSSNKIFYLPNTTFTQLINLQNLDLSFNQLSSLHPELFYGLRKLQTLHLRSNSLRTIPVRLFWDCRSLEFLDLSTNRLRSLARNGFAGLIKLRELHLEHNQLTKINFAHFLRLSSLHTLFLQWNKISNLTCGMEWTWGTLEKLDLTGNEIKAIDLTVFETMPNLKILLMDNNKLNSLDSKILNSLKSLTIVGLSGNLWECSPRICALASWLGSFQGRWEHSILCHSPDHTQGEDILDAVHGFQLCWNLSTTVTAMATTYRDPTTEYTRRMSSSSYHVGDKEIPTTAGIAVTTEEHFPEPDNAIFTQRVITGTMALLFSFFFIIFIVFISRKCCPPTLRRIRQCSMIQNHRQLRSQTRLHMSNMSDQGPYNEYEPTHEGPFIIINGYGQCKCQQLPYKECEV; via the exons ATGG GCTTATATTTCAAGTGGCCATTAGGGGCCCCTATGCTGGCAGCAATATATGCAATgagtatgattttaaaaatgctgcCTGCCCTGGGTATGGCGTGTCCACCCAAATGCCGCTGCGAGAAGCTGCTCTTCTACTGCGACTCTCAGGGCTTCCACTCAGTGCCAAACGCCACAGACAAGGGCTCCCTGGGCCTGTCCCTGAGGCACAATCACATCACAGAGCTCGAAAGAGATCAATTTGCCAGCTTCAGTCAACTTACCTGGCTCCACTTAGACCACAATCAAATTTCAACAGTAAAAGAAGATGCTTTTCAAGGACTATATAAACTTAAAGAATTAATCTTAAGTTccaacaaaatattttacttgCCAAACACAACTTTTACCCAACTGATTAACCTGCAAAATTTGGACCTGTCTTTTAATCAGCTGTCATCTCTGCACCCAGAGCTCTTCTATGGCCTTCGGAAGTTGCAGACTTTGCATTTACGTTCCAACTCCCTGCGGACTATCCCAGTACGCCTGTTCTGGGACTGTCGTAGTCTCGAGTTTCTGGATTTGAGCACAAACCGTTTGCGAAGTTTGGCCCGCAATGGATTTGCAGGATTAATCAAACTGAGAGAGCTTCACCTGGAGCACAACCAGCTGACCAAGATTAATTTTGCTCATTTCCTGCGGCTAAGCAGTCTGCACACGCTCTTCTTACAGTGGAACAAAATCAGCAACTTGACGTGTGGGATGGAGTGGACCTGGGGCACTTTAGAAAAGCTGGACCTGACTGGAAATGAAATCAAAGCCATTGACTTGACAGTGTTTGAAACGATGCCTAATCTTAAAATACTCCTCATGGATAACAACAAGTTAAACAGCCTTGATTCCAAGATCTTAAACTCCCTCAAGTCCCTCACCATCGTTGGCCTCTCTGGCAATCTGTGGGAATGCAGCCCCCGAATATGcgctctggcctcctggctgggCAGCTTCCAAGGTCGGTGGGAACATTCCatcctgtgccacagccctgaccACACCCAAGGAGAGGATATCTTAGATGCAGTCCATGGGTTTCAGCTCTGCTGGAATTTATCAACCACTGTCACTGCCATGGCTACAACTTACAGAGATCCAACCACTGAATATACAAGAAGAATGAGCTCCTCAAgttaccatgtgggagacaaagaaaTCCCAACTACTGCAGGCATAGCAGTTACTACTGAGGAACACTTTCCTGAACCAGACAATGCCATCTTCACTCAGCGGGTAATTACAGGAACAAtggctttattgttttctttcttttttattatttttatagtgtTCATCTCCAGGAAGTGCTGCCCTCCCACTTTAAGAAGAATTAGGCAGTGCTCAATGATTCAGAACCACAGGCAGCTCCGATCCCAAACACGACTCCATATGTCAAACATGTCAGACCAAGGACCATATAATGAGTATGAACCCACCCATGAAGGACCCTTCATCATCATTAATGGTTACGGACAGTGCAAGTGTCAGCAGCTGCCATACAAAGAATGTGAAGTCTAA